Genomic segment of Microbacterium hydrocarbonoxydans:
GCCCTTCACGGCGGCACGGGCGGCGACGACCGCATCCCGTGCATCCTTGCGAGAACCCTGGGCAGCGTTCGCAAGGAACGCTCCCTTGGCCGACAGCACCTCGTAGGTCCGGCCGGACTCGCTGCGCGGGAAGGCACCGCCGATCGCCAGCTTGTAGGTCTTCGGAACGGTCAATCGCTTGCTCATGCGGAGGCCCCCTTCAGGTATGCGGTGAGACCCTGACGCCCGCCTTCACGGCCGTATCCGGACTCCTTGTAGCCGCCGAACGGGCTCGACGGGTCGAATCGGTTGAACGTGTTCGCCCAGATGACACCGGCACGCAGACGGTCGGCGACCGCGAGGATGCGCGAGCCCTTGTCCGACCAGATTCCGGCCGAGAGGCCGTACGGCGTGTTGTTCGCCTTCGCGACCGCCTCGGCGGGCGTGCGGAACGTGAGCACCGACAGGACCGGACCGAAGACCTCGTCGCGGGCGATGCGATGCGACGCCTCGACACCCGTGAAGATCGTCGGAGCGAACCAGAACCCCTTGTCGGGGATCGCGCAGTCCGCGGTCCAGCGCTCTGCACCCTCGGCCTCGCCTATGTCGCTCAGCTCACGGATGCGGGCGAGCTGTGCCGCCGAGTTGATCGCGCCGATGTCGGTGTTCTTGTCGAGCGGGTCGCCGAGACGCAGCGTCGACAGGCGGTTCTTCAGTCGATCGACGACCTCGTCGTGGATCGACTCCTGCACGAGCAGACGGCTGCCCGCGCAGCACACGTGCCCCTGGTTGAAGAAGATGCCGTTCACGATGCCCTCGATCGCCTGGTCGATCGGCGCGTCATCGAAGACGATGTTGGCCGCCTTGCCACCCAGCTCGAGCGTGAGCTTCTTGTCGGTGCCGGCGACGGCGCGAGCGATGTCGCGTCCGACACCGGTCGAACCCGTGAAGGCCACCTTGTCGACGTCGGGATGGCGCACGAGCGTGGCGCCCGTGGAACCGGCGCCCGTGACGATGTTGACGACGCCGGCGGGGAGATCCGCCTGCTGCAGGATCTCGGCGAAGATCAGCGCCGTCAGGGGTGTGGTCTCCGCAGGTTTGAGCACCACCGTGTTGCCTGCCGCCAGCGCAGGAGCGAGCTTCCACGCGAGCATCAGCAACGGGAAGTTCCAGGGGATGATCTGCCCGGCGACGCCGAGAGCACGCGGGTCGGCGCCGAGCCCGGCGTAGTCGAGCTTGTCGGCCCACCCCGCGTAGTAGAAGAACCAGGAGGCGACGAGAGGCACGTCGACGTCGCGGCTCTCCTTGATCGGCTTGCCGTTGTCGAGGCTCTCGGCGACGGCGAGCTCGCGAGCCCGCTCCTGCACGAGACGTGCGATGCGGAAGAGGTACTTGCCGCGATCGCGGCCACTCATCTTCGACCAGGTCTTCTCATAGGCGCGACGTGCGGCGGCGACCGCGCGGTCGATGTCGTCGTCGTTCGCCGACGCGATCTCGGCGATGCGGGTCTCGTCGGCCGGAGAGATCGTGGTGAAGCTCGGGCCCGAGCCATCGACGAACTCGCCGTCGATGAAGAGGCCGTAGCTGTCCTTCAGGTTGAGGACTGCCTTCGACTCCGGCGCCGGAGCGTATTCCAGGAATGACATATGCGGGCTCCTAGTCGATCGTGACGTAGTCAGGGCCGGAGTAGTGGCCGGTGGTGAGCTTCTGGCGCTGCAGCAGCACGTCGTTCAGCAGACTCGAGGCGCCGAAGCGGAAGAGGTGCGGCTGAAGCCACTCCTCGCCTACGGTCTCGGCGACGGTGACAAGGTACTTCACGGCGTCCTTCGACGCACGGATGCCGCCGGCAGGCTT
This window contains:
- a CDS encoding aldehyde dehydrogenase family protein, producing the protein MSFLEYAPAPESKAVLNLKDSYGLFIDGEFVDGSGPSFTTISPADETRIAEIASANDDDIDRAVAAARRAYEKTWSKMSGRDRGKYLFRIARLVQERARELAVAESLDNGKPIKESRDVDVPLVASWFFYYAGWADKLDYAGLGADPRALGVAGQIIPWNFPLLMLAWKLAPALAAGNTVVLKPAETTPLTALIFAEILQQADLPAGVVNIVTGAGSTGATLVRHPDVDKVAFTGSTGVGRDIARAVAGTDKKLTLELGGKAANIVFDDAPIDQAIEGIVNGIFFNQGHVCCAGSRLLVQESIHDEVVDRLKNRLSTLRLGDPLDKNTDIGAINSAAQLARIRELSDIGEAEGAERWTADCAIPDKGFWFAPTIFTGVEASHRIARDEVFGPVLSVLTFRTPAEAVAKANNTPYGLSAGIWSDKGSRILAVADRLRAGVIWANTFNRFDPSSPFGGYKESGYGREGGRQGLTAYLKGASA